In one Cardiocondyla obscurior isolate alpha-2009 linkage group LG17, Cobs3.1, whole genome shotgun sequence genomic region, the following are encoded:
- the Zfh2 gene encoding zinc finger homeobox protein 3 isoform X2: protein MPSSEPHPPYHLQHHNIPPSHLQQHTPSAIEHQFLQLVAANYQQQQQRHQQHGGPFQNSTYTQQKQEMSPEEEGGRVGGSPPAAGAALHQPHHPRTASPPSGTEPCTRDAIPTPTPIADTTTTTTTMTMQSQSQQQQQGPSPSPSPTGGDVEKFDGKIVYNPDGSAYIIEGESELSEDDSLPDGCIVDGRGVSVPHSLVFPQIASAYYVSRLYAHQAYQQQQQQQQQRSATQQHNPDLPVMHSYRVISYRSAEGSKQPPPTPTAPPPPAASVPVKPILMCFICKLSFGYAKSFVAHAQGEHQLTLMEDERQILSHSTASAIIQSVGRGKQPLVSFLEPVTSSTCTQASPAQIQTQQQQQQQRSEPNEHETTPTTTSTPASTPGVPSSPQQQQTQQQSQQTQQQRPSPNTPTTPTSHSNHPLTYNHQQQQQHPWTGAQVSAASWAKAPEAMHYSSPPPPTSSTKGSPSSYAALTQAPPNFLTGTTIGVCPEHMQGRPSGVECPKCEMILTTSRLAGPGGPLAGIHSRNSCKTLKCPKCNWHYKYQETLEIHMKEKHPESETSCYYCNAGQPHPRLARGETYTCGYKPYRCEVCNYSTTTKGNLSIHMQSDKHLNNMQELQQGGGGGSGTSNPSSSQDAPMPTRSPHHQQNHSPHRAVQGNQSKPKLSFRCDICNYETNVARNLRIHMTSEKHTHNSMVLHQNIKHMQTLSALSHHQQQHVHQQQQQQQQLEHLLHLGGLDKPQPTEAALADLAYNQAVLMTMMTGGQMPQFPPELIGSIASAAAMSNLGGDVGLSPDSMEPPPEPADQDPSHLYQCCICNNFATDSLEALNHHLAVDRTRTREGDILTIANAHFVCKLCTYKTNLKANFQLHCKTDKHLQRLQHMNHVKEGGPRNEWKLKYLASPTSAAQLRCHACDYYTNSTHKLALHSALPRHEAASLLLRHLLEASSNIQTPGKWYHCVICGFSARHRLPLLQHVKSLRHLHMEQIHHIHRRSSLSGNESPHADISVMFQVTSDPDVPSTQQASPTTPTTPNATSTNNERREEGSDCGSEVKQEPDNDPEPEAEPENDQEEITCLYCTYQPTSREELRQHLQVAHVQDSEEKTETVKEEPTTELLCPLCQDSFKERPALEKHVMQIHSVNTDGLQRLLLLVDQSHWLNNNRNSSTPAVTIATTPTSPTTTTKTHQEEEMSERGDNDEIELPRCNKCDRVWRSVEEFRQHHCRETHPATTPTLAVSEKHVYKYRCVQCSLAFKTLEKLQQHSQYHAIRDATKCALCARSFRSVQALQRHLESAHDLHEDEMAQYKQSLIHSHPLLQAITEETLKRQAGLAGELHAEDDAGRGDEEESDASDSSPLQKEQRLLEDYLNSQTIAEDSYQDPSRKFKCHRCKVAFTRQSYLTGHNKTLLHRKGEKMSYPMEKYLDPNRPYKCDVCKESFTQKNILLVHYNSVSHLHKLKRAMQEQGNNNTLISVVPPASPTESPDSQQDQDKKPYKCNICKVAYSQGSTLDIHMRSVLHQTRASKLQDLAASGQLDLARPLIEQPPLSPNSPPVNANAGNTGGMLSCSRCNSVFVNQDQLAAHQQLCNILNNPALALFQQFAASQQLASSAPAKTPPPTSTTPGPQQHMQSTTQHASQTTQDILSQPRHKTSQMYKHLLESFGFDLVMQFNENHQRRQRKEEEAAAALQAQQEQQKQEQQKQALAAMQEKEEETEEAHMDDDVIPELTRSTCQHCNKEFSSVWVLKAHCEEVHRDLVPREFLEKYAQQFKCEYEKKSVVVTVATSSSTTTAPRSSTPAAAQPQDLSSDKESREKEKEDNADNKECISRTPEATSTTPATTPALSNTPVSSTDSTTTVLPTNSQHHISQQSQQQQQQLQQQQHQQQQQQQQQQQQHAQLSFAQQMTEMQAALNAAMAASQLQQQLQQYPGLMMGMMGLPLGLNVPALAAMNLQPPLVPMMLPPPPYDGAATTYAPINQADLLAKQHLALQQQQAAAAANAAASQKRARTRITDEQLKILRAHFDINNSPGEEQILDMAGQSGLPPKVIKHWFRNTLFKERQRNKDSPYNFNNPPSTTLNLEEYEKTGEAKVTPLNSSVSGSSSSDDKSPNKQATPPPSMQNTSTSQSTEIKQEVEQVSQCQQQQQTVQHQDEQHHSPGSSGGQQSRPHSPALSMSSVFSAIHHDISSHPPSTTSAPSTPMLPPKLASQNFANPTPGAGNVVPSAIAAMALTPQRSLSPGRGPADYFGGNSNGSNTSGGSSGKRANRTRFTDYQIKVLQEFFENNAYPKDDDLEYLSKLLGLSPRVIVVWFQNARQKARKVYENQPAAEPVTTGGRENDDGSGRFQRTPGLNYQCKKCLLVFQRYYELIRHQKTHCFKEEDAKRSAQAQAAAAQVAAVLSSEDSNSSSTTTTNNTVANNMSTAPALTEQLQQPLSSATSPHQHQQQTLSQTHQQSQQQSQQQQTQSQTESKEGNFQCDKCNLMFSRFELWREHQLIHIMNPTLFPSAYPPDSPFGILQQQALNANQSSAVASDSQHTLISMIQKRKFEDPEEGTGSDNRSNSEHNEQPKDKRLRTTILPEQLDYLYQKYQIESNPSRKMLETIAREVGLKKRVVQVWFQNTRARERKGQFRAHSQVINKRCPFCPALFKVKSALESHLSSKHADQVARGEVNIDNIPDEELSMESVPSNSSTSHMPPLFPPIIPPNDMEASLKSLKYYEDMKRYFSELQAHASNGKQETANHQAGGVGESLLDLTKPLDLSKPVDLSRPMKLCLSNFSSLLEEQHSAHFRGGSDCGPLTDLSERSVCDDDSMSETTEFLDDESGPASPASSTQSSRQGPASGNTGGNTSGPPVTGGQSGGSNTGQSGGKRYRTQMSATQVKVMKSLFSDYKTPTMAECEMLGREIGLPKRVVQVWFQNARAKEKKARLAAGLPAEGSAVQPHRGPTGPDECRLCSVRYSAKTPLQEHVFSRRHIESVRVAVEEGSLVPPTPGAPIVTTGSNTAGVPGIGNSPVITTAGQQVNQQQQQQQSDENMMYGSVFLHPTAMFQSQQQQQHPAAATASAASTTAVSAVQVDHAGQALSQPQSRPGHQQVSTINVIKSY, encoded by the exons ATGCCCTCCAGTGAGCCTCATCCCCCGTACCACCTTCAGCACCATAACATTCCTCCCTCGCATCTACAACAGCACACGCCGAGCGCCATCGAGCATCAGTTCTTGCAGCTGGTGGCGGCGAATTATCAACAACAGCAACAGCGACACCAGCAACACGGCGGACCCTTCCAAAATTCCACGTACACGCAGCAGAAGCAGGAGATGAGCCCGGAGGAGGAGGGGGGCCGAGTGGGTGGGTCCCCCCCTGCGGCTGGGGCTGCACTTCATCAGCCCCATCATCCCCGCACGGCTAGTCCACCTTCGGGCACAGAACCCTGCACCCGCGACGCGATACCAACACCCACACCTATCGCTGACACCACCACCACGACCACGACTATGACGATGCAGTCGCAAAgtcagcagcaacaacagggTCCCAGCCCAAGCCCGAGCCCGACGGGCGGCGACGTGGAGAAATTTGACGGCAAAATCGTCTATAATCCGGACGGGTCGGCCTATATCATCGAAGGCGAGAGCGAACTCAGCGAGGACGACTCTTTGCCCGACGGTTGTATCGTAGATGGGCGCGGTGTATCGGTTCCTCACTCTTTAGTTTTTCCACAAATTGCGAGTGCGTATTATGTATCGCGGTTGTACGCGCATCAGGCCtaccagcagcagcagcagcagcagcaacaacgcTCGGCGACCCAACAGCATAATCCCGATCTTCCTGTGATGCACAGCTATCGGGTGATAAGTTATAGAAGCGCGGAAGGAAGTAAACAACCTCCTCCGACGCCCACAGCACCGCCACCGCCTGCGGCGTCAGTACCCGTCAAACCTATCCTAATGTGTTTCATATGCAAGCTCAGTTTCGGGTACGCGAAAAGTTTCGTCGCGCACGCCCAAGGCGAGCACCAGCTTACTCTCATGGAAGACGAACGACAAATACTCTCTCACTCGACGGCGTCGGCCATTATACAGTCCGTGGGTAGAGGAAAGCAGCCGCTCGTCAGTTTCTTAGAACCTGTCACGAGCTCGACCTGCACCCAAGCGTCACCCGCGCAGATACAAActcagcaacaacagcagcagcaacgcAGCGAACCTAACGAACACGAGACGACACCAACTACAACTAGCACTCCGGCGAGCACACCTGGGGTACCCAGCAGTCCTCAACAACAGCAGACGCAGCAGCAATCGCAGCAGACGCAACAACAGCGACCCTCGCCAAATACTCCTACCACGCCTACGTCACATTCGAATCATCCTCTCACGTACAATcatcagcagcagcagcagcatcCGTGGACCGGCGCGCAGGTGAGCGCCGCGTCCTGGGCGAAGGCACCCGAGGCTATGCATTACAGCTCACCGCCCCCACCGACCTCGTCCACCAAAGGATCTCCGTCTTCGTACGCTGCCCTCACTCAAGCTCCGCCGAATTTTCTTACTGGCACCACGATAGGCGTCTGTCCGGAACACATGCAAGGTAGACCAAGCGGAGTAGAATGTCCAAAGTGCGAGATGATATTGACGACTAGTCGACTCGCCGGTCCTGGCGGCCCGCTCGCTGGCATACACAGTCGTAATTCTTGCAAAACTCTCAAGTGTCCGAAATGCAATTGGCATTATAAATATCAAGAGACTCTCGAGATACACATGAAAGAAAAACATCCGGAAAGTGAAACGTCGTGTTACTATTGTAACGCAGGTCAACCTCATCCCAGGTTAGCGCGCGGTGAAACGTATACCTGCGGCTACAAACCGTACAGGTGCGAAGTGTGCAATTATTCTACTACGACAAAAGGCAATCTCAGCATACACATGCAAAGCGACAAGCATCTCAACAACATGCAGGAACTGCAGCAGGGAGGCGGAGGCGGCTCCGGTACTAGTAATCCGTCGTCGTCTCAGGACGCGCCGATGCCGACGCGGAGTCCTCACCACCAGCAGAATCACAGCCCGCATCGCGCCGTTCAAGGTAATCAGAGCAAGCCGAAGCTTTCGTTTCGCTGTGACATATGCAACTACGAGACAAACGTCGCGCGCAATTTGAGGATACATATGACGAGTGAAAAGCATACGCACAATTCGATGGTATTGCATCAAAATATCAAACACATGCAAACACTTTCCGCGTTGTCTCACCATCAGCAGCAGCATGTCCatcagcaacaacagcagcagcagcagctcGAGCATTTGCTCCATTTAGGCGGCTTGGATAAACCGCAGCCCACGGAAGCGGCGTTAGCCGACCTAGCTTACAATCAAGCGGTTTTGATGACAATGATGACCGGCGGTCAAATGCCACAGTTTCCGCCAGAGCTCATAGGCTCCATAGCGAGCGCGGCTGCCATGAGCAATCTTGGCGGTGACGTCGGACTTTCGCCAGACAGCATGGAGCCGCCGCCGGAACCCGCGGATCAAGATCCCAGCCACTTGTATCAATGTTGCATCTGCAACAATTTCGCGACCGACTCGCTCGAAGCTCTGAATCACCATTTAGCCGTCGACAGAACGAGAACCCGCGAGGGCGACATACTCACAATAGCGAACGCACATTTCGTCTGCAAACTATGTACCTACAAAACCAACCTGAAGGCAAATTTCCAGTTACATTGCAAGACTGACAAACATTTGCAGCGGCTGCAGCACATGAACCACGTAAAGGAAGGTGGCCCGCGTAACGAATGGAAGCTGAAGTACTTGGCGTCACCTACGAGCGCCGCGCAATTGCGCTGCCACGCGTGCGATTACTATACCAATAGTACTCACAAATTGGCCCTGCACTCCGCTTTGCCGAGGCACGAGGCCGCGTCTCTTCTGCTACGTCATCTGCTTGAAGCGAGCAGTAATATCCAAACCCCCGGGAAATGGTATCACTGCGTGATATGCGGATTCAGCGCCCGGCACCGGCTGCCGCTTCTGCAGCACGTGAAATCATTGCGGCATCTCCACATGGAACAGATACATCACATTCACAGGAGAAGCAGTCTTTCGGGGAACGAATCTCCGCACGCGGATATCAGCGTCATGTTTCAAGTGACGAGCGATCCCGACGTGCCGTCTACGCAGCAAGCTAGCCCGACCACGCCGACGACGCCGAACGCCACGAGTACAAACAATG AACGGCGAGAGGAAGGTAGTGATTGCGGTAGTGAAGTGAAACAAGAACCGGACAATGATCCAGAACCGGAAGCCGAGCCTGAGAATGACCAAGAAGAAATTACGTGCCTATACTGTACGTATCAACCGACGTCGCGGGAAGAATTACGACAGCATTTGCAAGTGGCTCACGTTCAAGATTCGGAGGAGAAAACTGAAACGGTAAAAGAAGAGCCGACGACGGAATTGTTATGCCCGTTGTGCCAAGATAGTTTCAAGGAGCGTCCCGCTCTGGAAAAACACGTAATGCAAATTCACTCCGTTAATACCGACGGTCTCCAGAGGCTACTGTTATTGGTGGATCAGAGCCATTGGCTGAACAACAATCGGAATTCTTCAACGCCGGCCGTAACGATCGCGACAACGCCGACGTCGcccacgacgacgacgaagactCATCAGGAGGAGGAGATGAGCGAGCGCGGTGATAATGACGAAATCGAGCTGCCCAGATGTAACAAGTGTGACCGAGTTTGGCGTTCGGTCGAGGAATTTCGGCAGCATCACTGTCGAGAAACCCATCCGGCCACCACGCCTACCTTGGCGGTTAGCGAGAAGCACGTTTATAAGTATCGATGCGTGCAGTGCAGCCTCGCGTTCAAAACTCTGGAGAAACTTCAGCAGCACTCGCAGTATCACGCCATCAGAGACGCGACGAAATGCGCCCTGTGCGCGCGATCTTTTCGCTCGGTGCAGGCGCTTCAGAGACATTTGGAGTCTGCCCACGATCTCCACGAGGACGAGATGGCTCAGTACAAGCAGAGCTTAATCCATTCGCACCCCCTTCTTCAAGCAATAACGGAAGAAACGTTAAAGAGGCAGGCCGGTCTGGCGGGCGAGCTTCACGCGGAGGACGACGCTGGTAGAGGCGACGAGGAAGAAAGCGACGCCAGCGATTCGTCTCCGTTGCAGAAGGAGCAGCGGCTACTGgaagattatttaaatagccAAACGATCGCTGAGGACTCGTATCAAGATCCGAGTCGAAAATTCAAGTGTCACCGGTGCAAGGTGGCATTCACGCGTCAAAGTTATTTGACCGGCCACAATAAAACTCTGTTGCATCGCAAGGGTGAGAAGATGTCTTATCCCATGGAGAAATATTTAGATCCTAACCGACCGTACAAATGCGACGTTTGTAAAGAGAGCTTCAcgcagaaaaatattcttctgGTGCATTACAACAGTGTGAGTCACTTGCACAAATTGAAGCGGGCAATGCAGGAACAAGGTAATAACAACACGTTGATCTCGGTGGTGCCTCCCGCTAGTCCGACCGAATCGCCCGACTCCCAGCAAGATCAAGACAAGAAACCGTACAAATGTAATATCTGCAAGGTCGCTTACAGCCAGGGCAGCACTTTAGATATTCATATGAGAAGTGTTCTTCATCAAACGCGTGCCAGTAAGCTGCAGGATCTCGCGGCCAGTGGCCAGTTGGATCTCGCTCGACCATTAATTGAACAACCGCCGCTAAGTCCGAACAGTCCGCCTGTCAACGCGAACGCGGGGAATACAGGTGGAATGCTTTCTTGCTCGCGCTGCAATAGCGTATTCGTAAATCAAGACCAACTCGCGGCGCATCAGCAGCTgtgtaacattttaaataatccgGCATTGGCATTGTTTCAACAGTTCGCCGCGTCGCAACAATTAGCTTCATCCGCGCCGGCTAAAACACCACCGCCTACATCTACAACGCCAGGACCTCAGCAGCACATGCAATCGACCACGCAGCATGCATCGCAAACCACGCAGGATATTCTTTCTCAGCCGCGGCATAAAACCTCGCAAATGTACAAGCATTTGCTGGAGAGTTTCGGCTTCGATCTCGTCATGCAATTCAACGAAAATCACCAAAGACGGCAacggaaagaggaagaagcgGCTGCCGCTCTTCAAGCTCAACAAGAGCAGCAAAAGCAGGAACAACAGAAGCAAGCTCTCGCCGCCATGcaggagaaagaagaagaaaccgAAGAAGCTCACATGGACGACGATGTGATACCAGAACTTACGCGTAGCACCTGTCAGCATTGCAACAAAGAATTCAGCAGTGTTTGGGTTCTGAAGGCTCATTGCGAGGAGGTTCATCGCGATCTCGTACCGCGCGAATTTCTTGAGAAGTACGCGCAGCAATTCAAGTGCgaatacgaaaagaaaagtgtCGTAGTGACGGTCGCGACGTCTTCGTCAACTACTACGGCGCCGAGAAGTTCCACGCCTGCCGCCGCGCAACCTCAAGATCTCAGCTCTGATAAAGAATCTcgtgaaaaagagaaggaagatAACGCCGACAACAAAGAATGTATTAGCCGGACACCGGAAGCTACGTCCACCACTCCAGCGACCACTCCGGCGTTAAGTAATACGCCGGTTTCGAGCACGGATTCTACGACGACTGTGCTGCCTACTAATTCGCAGCATCATATATCTCAACAAtcacagcagcagcagcaacaattacagcagcagcagcaccaacagcagcagcagcaacaacaacagcagcagcagcatgCCCAGCTCTCGTTCGCGCAACAGATGACTGAAATGCAAGCTGCTTTAAACGCTGCGATGGCGGCGTCTCAATTGCAGCAGCAATTACAACAATATCCAGGACTGATGATGGGAATGATGGGATTACCTTTGGGATTAAACGTACCCGCTCTAGCTGCCATGAACTTGCAGCCACCTTTAGTGCCAATGATGTTGCCACCGCCACCGTATGATGGTGCGGCTACCACATATGCACCGATTAATCAAGCAGATCTTCTCGCCAAGCAGCATCTTGCTCTTCAACAACAACAGGCAGCAGCAGCG gcAAATGCAGCTGCATCGCAGAAACGAGCGCGTACGCGCATTACCGACGAACAACTGAAAATCCTACGAGCAcactttgatattaataattctccTGGTGAAGAGCAAATCTTAGATATGGCTGGTCAGAGTGGTCTACCACCAAAAGTTATAAAACATTGGTTCCGAAATACGTTATTCAAAGAACGCCAGCGTAACAAAGACAGTCCTTACAATTTCAATAATCCACCAAGTACCACTCTAAATCTTGAAGAATATGAAAAAACTGGCGAGGCAAAAGTAACACCATTGAATTCGAGCGTATCCGGTAGCAGTTCCTCCGACGACAAAAGTCCGAATAAGCAAGCTACGCCCCCGCCGTCTATGCAAAATACCAGCACATCTCAATCTACTGAAATTAAACAGGAAGTAGAACAAGTGTCGCAGTgtcagcagcaacaacaaacTGTACAGCATCAAGATGAACAGCATCATTCGCCTGGCAGCTCGGGCGGACAGCAGTCGCGACCGCATTCGCCCGCGCTTAGTATGAGTTCCGTATTCTCGGCTATTCACCACGACATTTCTTCCCATCCTCCGTCAACTACGAGTGCCCCGAGTACTCCGATGTTACCGCCAAAATTGGCCTCTCAGAACTTTGCCAATCCTACTCCAGGAGCCGGTAACGTCGTGCCGAGCGCGATTGCCGCAATGGCGCTTACACCGCAGAGATCTTTAAGCCCGGGCCGTGGACCGGCCGACTATTTTGGTGGTAATAGTAACGGCAGCAACACATCCGGCGGTAGTTCCGGCAAACGTGCCAATCGTACGAGATTCACCGATTACCAGATAAAAGTCCTCCAGGAATTTTTCGAGAACAACGCATATCCGAAGGACGACGATTTAGAATATCTTAGCAAACTTCTCGGTTTGAGCCCGCGTGTAATCGTAGTATGGTTTCAAAATGCTAGGCAAAAAGCACGTAAGGTGTACGAGAATCAGCCCGCCGCCGAACCCGTGACAACAGGGGGACGCGAAAACGACGACGGATCCGGTAGATTTCAAAGAACACCAGGcttaaattatcaatgtaaaaAATGCCTGCTGGTATTTCAACGATATTACGAACTTATACGCCATCAGAAAACTCATTGTTTCAAAGAAGAGGATGCTAAAAGAAGCGCGCAAGCACAGGCTGCGGCAGCGCAAGTCGCCGCGGTTTTGAGCTCCGAAGACAGCAATAGCAGctcaacgacgacgacgaataATACGGTAGCTAACAATATGTCAACTGCGCCCGCGCTTACCGAACAATTGCAGCAGCCATTGAGCAGCGCTACATCGCCTCATCAGCATCAACAGCAAACTTTATCTCAAACGCACCAACAGTCCCAGCAGCAGTCACAACAACAGCAGACGCAGTCGCAAACCGAGTCGAAGGAAGGTAACTTTCAATGCGACAAATGTAACTTGATGTTCAGCCGATTTGAACTTTGGCGCGAGCATCAGCTAATACATATCATGAACCCGACTCTATTCCCCTCCGCGTATCCGCCAGACTCGCCTTTCGGAATCTTACAACAGCAAGCACTCAACGCTAATCAAAGCTCTGCAGTTGCGTCGGATAGTCAGCATACGCTCATCAGTAtgatacagaaaagaaaattcgagGATCCTGAGGAGGGAACGGGCAGCGACAATCGCTCGAATTCAGAACATAACGAGCAGCCTAAAGATAAACGTTTACGAACTACAATACTTCCGGAGCAATTAGATTATCTTTACCAGAAATATCAGATCGAGTCTAATCCGTCGAGAAAGATGCTGGAAACGATCGCGCGTGAAGTCGGTTTAAAGAAACGCGTGGTGCAAGTGTGGTTTCAAAATACGCGCGCCCGCGAGCGCAAGGGCCAATTCCGCGCCCACAGCCAAGTTATTAATAAGCGCTGTCCATTCTGCCCGGCGTTATTCAAAGTTAAATCCGCTTTAGAATCTCACCTCAGCAGCAAACACGCCGACCAGGTGGCTCGCGGTGAAGTGAACATCGACAACATCCCGGACGAAGAGCTCTCGATGGAATCCGTTCCTTCCAATTCCAGCACTTCCCACATGCCACCGTTGTTTCCGCCTATTATTCCGCCTAACGACATGGAAGCATCTTTGAAATCCTTGAAATATTACGAGGACATGAAGCGATACTTCAGCGAGTTACAGGCGCATGCTAGTAACGGAAAACAAGAAACGGCAAATCATCAGGCCGGCGGAGTCGGCGAGTCGCTGTTAGATCTGACAAAACCGTTAGATCTAAGCAAACCAGTCGATCTCAGCCGGCCAATGAAACTGTGTTTGAGCAACTTCAGCAGCCTTCTCGAGGAACAACATAGCGCCCATTTCCGTGGCGGCAGCGACTGCGGACCTCTGACTGATTTATCCGAACGCAGCGTTTGCGACGACGACAGCATGAGCGAAACCACAGAGTTTCTGGATGACGAAAGCGGGCCAGCAAGTCCGGCTTCGAGCACACAGAGTTCAAGACAAGGACCCGCCAGCGGAAATACTGGTGGGAATACGTCCGGACCGCCGGTAACCGGTGGACAATCCGGCGGCAGCAATACCGGCCAATCTGGCGGGAAGCGATATCGCACGCAGATGTCGGCTACACAGGTGAAGGTGATGAAGTCGCTCTTCTCGGACTACAAAACACCGACGATGGCCGAATGCGAGATGCTTGGCCGTGAAATCGGCCTTCCAAAACGGGTGGTCCAG GTGTGGTTCCAGAACGCCCGTGCTAAGGAGAAGAAGGCCAGGCTAGCGGCTGGTTTGCCGGCCGAAGGCTCGGCCGTCCAACCGCATCGCGGCCCGACCGGACCAGACGAGTGCAGACTATGCTCTGTACGCTACTCGGCCAAGACACCGCTGCAGGAGCACGTCTTCTCGCGGCGACACATCGAGTCGGTGCGCGTCGCCGTCGAGGAAGGCAGTTTGGTGCCCCCGACTCCTGGGGCGCCAATCGTAACCACTGGCAGCAATACCGCCGGCGTGCCCGGTATCGGCAATTCGCCGGTGATCACCACGGCTGGTCAGCAAGTCAaccaacagcagcagcagcaacagtcGGACGAAAACATGATGTACGGATCCGTGTTTCTTCACCCCACGGCAATGTTCCAGtcacagcagcagcaacaacatcCCGCCGCAGCTACGGCCAGCGCAGCTAGTACTACGGCCG